The Hippopotamus amphibius kiboko isolate mHipAmp2 chromosome 16, mHipAmp2.hap2, whole genome shotgun sequence genomic interval TGGAGAAGAGTCACATGGACAGGTTGGGACCTGGCCCCGCATGAGGTCTTAGGGAGTTGGGGTCCTGGCAAGTTGGACCCTCTGGCCCTGGGTGGGACCTCCGAGGCTGGCTTAGGGAGGAAGGGGCCCAATGGATGAGGCCACTGGGTGCCTTCCCACCATGGACCCTTGGAACCCTGAGCCTCCAGTTCTCTTCTGCTACCAGGGAGCGTCTGGATGAGGAAGCTGGGAAGACCCCCTCAGATACCCACAACAAGTAAGTTTTATTGATGGGATCTGTGTCTGAGGGTTTGTGGTGGATAACTTCTTTCGTTATCCAAGCCCTGACCACCCTGCCCCAGGCTTTCTCCACCACAGTCCTAACCACTCTCCACGTACAAAGGCCCTTGGGCAGCAGCAGCTTAGGTGCCCTAATGATGCCACCTCAAGCccccgggagggggagggggggaggaccCAAGGCCTAAGGGGTTGGTGGGGTCTATATAAagtgctatttttgttttatttttgaccgtgccctgcagcatgcgggatcctagttctctaaccagggatctaacccgtgccccctccattgggagcatggagtcttaaccacaggaccaccagggaagtcccaagtgggGTCTATATGAGCTTGATCACAGTACCCCCAGGGTGCCCTTTGGGGGGCTTTGAGCAGGTATTCGTTCAAGGGTAAGCCTGCTGACGCCCTGTCTCTCCCCACAGGGACTGCTCCATCACGGCCTCTGGCAAACGGTAAGGTGGCAGGGGCCCCAGCTGGCTGATGAGAGGTCACCAGTCCCTGCCCCGGTCCTGATGTTCTCCCTCCCCATACAGGCCATCCGCCCGATTCCCCCACCAgcggaggaagaagaggagggagatggATGAGGGGCTGACAGAGGGAGGGCCACAGCGATCCAGTGAGTAGGCGATGGCCCTAGAGGGCAGGCAGTGGTGGGGGGCTGCGTGAGGAAATTCATACCCCTCCCACTCTCACCACCCTAGACACGTACGTGATCAAGCTGTTTGACCGGAGCGTGGACTTGGCTCAGTTCAGTGAGAACACACCGCTGTATCCGATCTGCCGAGCCTGGATGCGCAACAGCCCCACAGTGCGCGAGCGTGAACGCTCACCCAGCTCACCGCTGCCCCCACTGCCTGAGGATGAGGAGGTGGGATGGGTGGTGGGCCCCTGCCGAGCAGCCAGGGAGGGTAGTGGATAGACAGGCACAGGTCTCTGTGTCCCTCGAGTGACTCCTGGATCCCATGAGGCACACAGATAGGAACCCTTAGGCCGGGGGAATGGTTGGAGTGCCCTAGAGCAGACAGACATAGCTATCTGGTCTGGGATGGAGAGGGGACAGGGTTCCCCTGGTCAAATAGATGTGACCTCCAAGATCAGTGGTCCCAAGAGCTGGGTGACTGGGCAGGAGTCCTTAGTGCCAACAGGTATAGCCACCTGGCCTAGGTGAGCAGATGGGAAACCCTTGGACTGTGAGTGGAGGTCTCCATAGATGGAGGTCTCTGTGCTGGGCAGGAGTGGTTGAGGGTCCCTGGGTTGGACAGGAGAAAACAGGGATCCTTGGAACGGACAGATGTGACTCCTGAGTACAGGTCCCTGGTGAGACCCTTATGTCTTTTGTTACTGGAAAAGGCAGGAGGTGTGAAATGTGTGCCCCTGACCCTCTTCTCTGACTCTCTTGGGCCTGGTGTGGGGTCCTTGTATCCCCAGGGTTCAGAGGTCACCAACAGTAAGAGTCGTGACGTGTATAAGCTACCTCCACCCACAGCTCCCGGGCCACCTGGAGACACCTGCAGATCCCGAATTCCATCCCCACTGCAGCCTGAGACCCAAGGTACCCCCGATGATGAGGTGGGTATGCAAGGCTGGCCTGGGGCAATGGGGCAGGTGTTGTGGGGCTTGGGCACGGCCACCCAGCCTGGCCTCTCTGTCCACAGCCCTCTGAGCCTGAGCCCTCACCCTCCACACTCATCTACCGAAACATGCAGCGCTGGAAACGCATCCGCCAGAGGTGAGCATCCCCCAGCCTGCTTGTTCCCCATGGCCTCTGCTCCAGCTGCTGagttctccctctgccttccctccacTCCCACCACAGGTGGAAGGAGGCATCCCATCGGAACCAGCTTCGTTACTCAGAAAGCATGAAGATCCTACGGGAGATGTATGAGCGACAGTGATGTTCccctgtcccacccccaccccaataaaCATTCCTCTCCTCCACACTGGCCTCTGCTTTCTCCAGCCCATCCTTCCTGGATCAGACATAAAACAGTTGGCACAGCTCTAGCACATTTATTGGGGGAGTCAGGGGATGGGGCATCAGGGAATTTGAGGAGGAAGATTGTGGGGAATCAAAGAAAGT includes:
- the LIN37 gene encoding protein lin-37 homolog isoform X3, whose product is MFPVKVKVEKSELEMAKARNQLDAVLQCLLEKSHMDRERLDEEAGKTPSDTHNKDCSITASGKRPSARFPHQRRKKRREMDEGLTEGGPQRSNTYVIKLFDRSVDLAQFSENTPLYPICRAWMRNSPTVRERERSPSSPLPPLPEDEELPGHLETPADPEFHPHCSLRPKPSEPEPSPSTLIYRNMQRWKRIRQRWKEASHRNQLRYSESMKILREMYERQ
- the LIN37 gene encoding protein lin-37 homolog isoform X5 — its product is MFPVKVKVEKSELEMAKARNQLDAVLQCLLEKSHMDRERLDEEAGKTPSDTHNKDCSITASGKRPSARFPHQRRKKRREMDEGLTEGGPQRSNTYVIKLFDRSVDLAQFSENTPLYPICRAWMRNSPTVRERERSPSSPLPPLPEDEELPGHLETPADPEFHPHCSLRPKVPPMMSPLSLSPHPPHSSTETCSAGNASARGGRRHPIGTSFVTQKA
- the LIN37 gene encoding protein lin-37 homolog isoform X1, giving the protein MFPVKVKVEKSELEMAKARNQLDAVLQCLLEKSHMDRERLDEEAGKTPSDTHNKDCSITASGKRPSARFPHQRRKKRREMDEGLTEGGPQRSNTYVIKLFDRSVDLAQFSENTPLYPICRAWMRNSPTVRERERSPSSPLPPLPEDEEGSEVTNSKSRDVYKLPPPTAPGPPGDTCRSRIPSPLQPETQGTPDDEPSEPEPSPSTLIYRNMQRWKRIRQRWKEASHRNQLRYSESMKILREMYERQ
- the LIN37 gene encoding protein lin-37 homolog isoform X4, whose product is MFPVKVKVEKSELEMAKARNQLDAVLQCLLEKSHMDRPSARFPHQRRKKRREMDEGLTEGGPQRSNTYVIKLFDRSVDLAQFSENTPLYPICRAWMRNSPTVRERERSPSSPLPPLPEDEEGSEVTNSKSRDVYKLPPPTAPGPPGDTCRSRIPSPLQPETQGTPDDEPSEPEPSPSTLIYRNMQRWKRIRQRWKEASHRNQLRYSESMKILREMYERQ
- the LIN37 gene encoding protein lin-37 homolog isoform X2; its protein translation is MFPVKVKVEKSELEMAKARNQLDAVLQCLLEKSHMDRERLDEEAGKTPSDTHNKDCSITASGKRPSARFPHQRRKKRREMDEGLTEGGPQRSNTYVIKLFDRSVDLAQFSENTPLYPICRAWMRNSPTVRERERSPSSPLPPLPEDEELPGHLETPADPEFHPHCSLRPKVPPMMSPLSLSPHPPHSSTETCSAGNASARGEHPPACLFPMASAPAAEFSLCLPSTPTTGGRRHPIGTSFVTQKA